The Pan troglodytes isolate AG18354 chromosome 8, NHGRI_mPanTro3-v2.0_pri, whole genome shotgun sequence genome window below encodes:
- the LOC134807197 gene encoding uncharacterized protein LOC134807197 → MGPGTRGRAAQQVPSPRNGAQQGDSSLSLWQRRRPAEGRRELLQQVQVQVHKLDSAAGLPEGTIRTRPSPAVFKRLSVEVHVVLLFRQPLGNGSKPLTAAAGARARGAEGLRARASTAHLLGSGGFRGGGSAPDPGTQEELGRAAGGVEAPGESFALRKNHMQIA, encoded by the exons ATGGGACCAGGTACGCGCGGCCGGGCAGCCCAACAGGTGCCAAGCCCCAGAAATGGGGCTCAACAGGGTGACTCCAGCCTCTCCCTCTGGCAAAGGCGGCGGCCAGCAGAGGGCCGCCGGGAGCTTCTTCAGCAAGTTCAAGTTCAAGTTCACAAGCTGGACTCAGCTGCCGGTTTGCCTGAAGGAAC AATAAGAACCCGTCCTTCGCCTGCAGTATTTAAACGACTGTCGGTGGAAGTTCACGTCGTGCTCCTCTTTCGACAGCCGTTGGGTAACGGATCAAAACCCTTAACGGCCGCGGCTGGAGCGCGAGCTCGGGGCGCCGAGGGGCTCCGGGCCCGAGCGTCCACCGCTCATCTCCTGGGCTCGGGAGGTTTTCGCGGCGGGGGCTCAGCCCCAGATCCCGGGActcaggaggagctgggccgAGCTGCGGGAGGCGTGGAAGCCCCAGGAGAGAGTTTTGCACTACGAAAAAACCATATGCAAATTGCCTAG